In Nymphaea colorata isolate Beijing-Zhang1983 chromosome 10, ASM883128v2, whole genome shotgun sequence, the genomic stretch gtttatcaTAGTCGATGCTAAAATATGCATTAAATTTGCTAACGCTATCAATCTATATCAAacgtttcattttttatttaatgttaATCTTGTATCAAGGGAAATATTAGCTGTTCCTTTGGGTTAACTATACTAATCCATTTTCGTGCGTGTATTGAGGTGCTTGGGACGCTTGTTTGATTGGGATATATTGGATATTTATCTTCTTGTTTTGGCTTCCCATTGGTGTCCCTTCCATGAAACTATGGTTATATGCGCTCATCATAGAACAGATTTGATATGTAGATGCATGTCAATAATCTAAGGATTCAAAAATCTGCTTATGTTTGCTTCATATATGGGAACTAATGATTGGTTattctaaaacaattttttgtattGTTCAAGATCGAAGACCGTGTCTAGTCGTACCTGGCTGGTTTGTTGGTTATTCTAGACATAGGTTTTGGAACACTGAATTTTCTATTATCTTCTTCACTTAGAGTAGTAGTACAGTACTGAGTAAAGCACttggttatttcaagaaatgCAAATCCAACGTAATTCTAAGGGTTGTTATTTACATATCCAAGTATCTGAACCTCGTTTTGTGGCACTGGCTTAAGCCATAAATAATGGAAAAGGTGCTTCCTCTTTGTCATCTGTATCTTCGTAAGGTGAGCTTAAGAAggagacatttttttaatttgcgcTTGCTGCATTCTTGTGTATCTCATGAATCAGTTGAGGGGTGTTTGCTTCTGCTGTTTGAGaacttaatttttctatttctgAATAAGATTGTGTTTCATATTTCAGTGCTTTTGTTTAAACTAGCCTCCATGATTGGATATGCATGAGTATGATTATGATaatatttctccattttctgGAATTGACCCTCCAGGTGATGCACCCAAGATGGGTCTTGAGGGAGATTTCAGTGTAGCTTTGACTGGTGTAACCAAGGAGGTCTTGAAATTGGTCGAGAAAAATAAATCTGTAAAATCAGGATCTGGCTTTGATGACTGCAATGATGATGAACAGAAGCATAACAATCCTAAGCCTAAGGTTGACTTCTCAAATGACGACACTGAGCAgatttttttgcaaaaacaaGAATGCTTTGAGGATGAAAAGTCCCATGGGCTTTTCAAAGCTGGAGTTACCAATATTAACTCACCTACAAAGCtatcaactgaaaaaaaagTCAGCATAGCAGTTCCTGTGAAAGTTGAGGTATGCTAATTTATTGTGTCATACTGTCATGTTGTCTACTACTTTACAAGCCATTTGCATGGTACTGCAGTATAACTGTTCAAACTTGAAATGAACTCTTTGTCCTCTGTTCAGATGTTCTTGTGTCTTGCAGGTTTCCTTGGTAGCCTTGTAAAGCTCAAAAATACTCTAGTACCAATATGGAAATATCTAGATTGATTGTCTATTTCTCCAATGTACTTggttttcatcaaactaaacTGTGATCTAAATACATGGCAATTCAATTGGCTCGAGACTTGCTGAGCTATGGCCAAAAAAGGGTGCTGATTGATCTTGCCTTGGGTTATTGAAAAGGAGGGAGAAAAGTCTAGCATTGTGTAGGTGAGGCATTTGGGAACAAAACATGAAGATAGTTTACTAAGATTGTTTTTGTTCACTTGATAGTTAGGGAACTAGAAGCCTGTGGGGTCTCCAGGCTGCCAAATGCAGGAtgtatttttgatattttagtCTGAAGGGTGTGTTGCATGAGAATGATCTTTAAAAAAGTTGGAAGTATGATTCTTGTTTGTGACACCACGAGTTCCATATTTATATCTACGTGTGCAAAACATTGGAAGGAGTGGCTCTGATAAACCAATATTGATATCTTGTGAATTAACATTTGGAAAATGAACTTCAGACTTCACCAGTGATTACCCTTCAGAAATGATATTCTTCAGTGATTTGCCACATGATGGGCTTGTATATGATGATTGACGTTTGCAGTGTTAATCTAGCTTGTTATCTCAAGTCTTGGCACTTTCTCTGATGGGATGGCATACCTGCAGGGTAATCCTAACGACAGGTGATGTTGGGTTAGTTATTCAGTTATTCCCATTGAGTCTGCAGTAAACATGGATAAACCCGACCTATTTATCCAGATAGATAGGGTTATCTACATGGAGAAGGTCGTTCCAACAGCGTATCTATCTGTTACTTCAGTTAGTCTTCTATAGTTTCCTTTTCGAGCTTGTGTGTTTCTCTTTGAATAAGTGAGATAAATGTATTTGATTCATTTTGAGGGAAGTGGAGCAGTGGGTTCGTGTAgaagaaaatggacaaaattcaTTGTGAACGTTACTTCGCTTGGTTCTTATAtaaaaagtgtgtgtgtgtgtaatgcATATTTAATAGTTCTCTAAAATAGCCAAGTGTGCCTATTCCTGCTACAGGAATTTGGAAATGATGGGATGACCCTTCGAGAGGATGTGCTTCAAAATGCTAAATTCAATGGACTGTCTGCCATGCCGCCTGCAGACTCTCAATCAGCATCTCATCACTCAAAACTCATCATCAGTATTCCTGTTACCCCTGCCCCCCCTGTGCCCAAGGAAACAAATGTTGTGAACTCACCAAATTTTCTTCTGTCAACCAGAAAAGTCAAAGTTGAAACTGAAGATGACTCAGGCACAAATAAGACAACAACATCATCTCCCACTGTTAGTAACAAAGATTCAGCTGTTGAATGCAAACTAAACTCTGAGATGCCCGATAAGGCTAATGATCCACTCATTCAGAATTCACTATCCTCATTTGCTGTAAGACCACCTGCTAAGCAGTTGGTGCAGGAAACTGGTACTTCAGATAAAGCAACTGAGAAGCCGCATGAGAATCTTGAGGAACATGAAACAGCTTCAAGTGCTTCCCTGAAAGAGAGAACAACTGTGATTgatagggaagaggaagaaacacACACTCGTGAAAGTGGAAAACTTGCTCAGAGTGGAGTTCGTGGATCTAGTGAAGCTGAACCATCATGTAGAGACTTGGAAGAGTTGGGAGGATCCTCTTCAAAATCTAGGCATGGAATGGCTGGGTCATTTTCATCACAGGATGGTACTTTGAGATCTAAAAATGAATTGGGAAGATCGACCACTTTGTATGATGGTTTGTCCAAGTCTAGGCATGGCACAAAATTTGTTGCGGGCTCACCAAAATCATCTAATACAAACTCAGGCAGTTCGCCATTTAGTAGGCATAAGCTTGCCAGTGGACATGGAAGGTTGCCAACTCCTGGTGTCACTGCAAAAAGTGTTCCTAATGCAAATGATTTGGGATCATTATCAACTGCAACTGGTAATAAGCAGTCGGGTACTTCCGTATCCATGTCTATGGGAAAACCGCACTCAGCCAAGCATCGCGAGAAGTCAAATTTGTCAATTGAAAACAAGAACATTGATCCTTCATTTGGCTCTTTTGGAGGTGAAAACTCTCAAGAAGTGTCTGCCTCAAAAGACCGAATAAAGATCCCTGTAACTTCAGGGTCTAAAATGCCACATTCCAGACCAATTGTCTCCACTTCTTCCAAGCATGGAACCTTATCTAAACAGAAGGAGCAAGTACCTCCACCATCTTCAAAAGCATCACCATCACATTCAGCGCCTACATCCTCAGGCACTGGGAATGCCCCTGTTACATTGCAGGATGCTTCTGCAATCAAACAGATGGCTTCAGATGCATGTAGCAAAGGCGACAAGCATGATGAATGCCCACAACCGTCCATGAAGGTGACAAGCGCACTGCCTCTAACACATGCTCCAGTCCCTGTTGCTACTGCTGCGCCATTAAGTGATGAAGAGGTTGGTGCAAGttcttttctgctttatttGCAGCATCAAGTATTTATATAATCAACTTTCCAAGCTGAGCTAGCTGATAAAGTATTCATGTTGGTTTTGCAGCTTGCTTTGCTGTTGCACCAAGAACTTAACAGCTCACCGAGGGTCCCTCGGATATCAAGGATGCGTCATGCAGGAAGTATTCCTCAGGGGACTTCTCAAACAGCTTTCAGCACACTTGTTAAGCGCTCTTCTGTTGGTGCTTCACCAGCTTCTGCTGGTGTGAAGGACCATAATTTGGTATGTTGATTGGCATCTAATAGCGTCAGGCTTTGGCTGCATGTATGGATcatatagtcacaaaaaacatattttttttttaacaaaacacaaaaaaaaaatacaacaaataaATTAGccgtttaaaaattttaaattaaacactgttttgtttgaaaaaataccaaaattttccttttttttcatttttcccacgtttttaatgtcaaattgcttgttttccttttttgattttttatttgttgcaaatctacttatttttttatgtttgtgttatagTTTCTCacgtatttatttttttcctcttttttagtttttttaatttttgaaaaatgtactGTATTTTTATTTAAGCTCGTTGTGTTACACCCGAGAAAAACTTCACCATCTAAACACtagaaagttttttgtgaccATGACATGGATGAATGTTTGAAATGCAcggaagagaaaaaataaatcatgaaaattCAATGTCTGGATTGGAGCTTATGGAACTGAAACAACTACAATCACTAATTTTAAAACCCTTTAAAAACTGATCTACTCATCTGATGTTCATAATATCTTTTGAAATCTACAAATTTGGACATTCTGCATCCACTTATATGGATGGATTTATGAAAAGCACCATTTGCAATGCTGGAGAGCTAGGAGGTCAAGACAGCCAAATAAAAGTGAGCTGTTGTTTTTTGTATGCCCTCGATTTTCCTTGTTGCACGTTGAAATAATGTGCTTCAAATGTTCTTGTTTGTTGAAGAAACTTTgtatcttgagtccaacatatCATTTTTGCCATTTGATCACTTGATTGAATGATTTGAGGCATGGATACTGGAGCACGTGACATATCAGCGCACCATCCAATCACTCTGTCTCACACACACCCTCACACTCTCCCCAAACTGTACTGCTGTTCTTActcggttctctctctctctctctctgtgaagaaATTCTTGTGCTATCTAATTCTCAACTTTTTGCTAACCCATGTTATGGCTTTCTACAGGCATCAAGGAGAAAAATCAAGGATGATTCGAGCAGGGAGAACTCTCGTACCATACTCGAAGATACAAAAAAATCCAACCGAAAATCTCCTGCTCAGAGATCCCAGGAGGAATCGAATGTCGATGATTCTGCTAAAAAGGATGCCGATGGCAAATCTTCAGAAGATTTTGGCTCTGCCAAGAAGGTGACATCCCTCGCCACCAGCACGGTTGGTAATAATTGCCATTCATCCTCTGCAGAGGCAAGTGATCCGATTGTCACTTCTAGGTGTCATCCAGCGGCAGAATTATCAGATGATGATGGCACGCCACTTGCTGGGGCTAGCACACGTACTTTGCCAGGTCGATgggatttgaagtttgaactgtTATTCTTGATCTTCAAACGATTTATTTTCTAACTCATCTTCTTATTGTAGTGCAGGTTTAATAGATGAAATCCTCAGTAAGAATAAGGAGATGTCCTATGAAGAGCTTTGTGATGCTGTGCTTCCGGTACTTGTTCCTATTTGAACCTTCATTTTCTTGGTCCATTTATGTGTGCTTGTGCTGTAATTTGTTCCTTACTTTCCTCACAGCACTGGCATAATTTGAGGAAGCATAATGGCGAGCGGTATGCTTATTCAAGCCACTCGCATGCAGTGCTTGACTGCTTGAGAAATAGGAATGCGTGGGCTCAACTTGTTGATCGGGGACCCAAGGTGCAGTAATGtgaatccttttattttttcactattaaaatgtgatttttgtatttgaaaatcCAATAACGTTTCTTGCCTGAGGAGTTTGCTAGTCTTAGAACAGATCCCGTACCTGTTTGTTTCTATGGATTTCTAAATTGGAGTAACTTTTCGCCAGACAAATTTGAGCAGGAAGAAGCGCAAGCTTGAACCTGATACTGCTGACACAGAGCCTGAAAGCAGAGATGGCAATCCAAACAACGCAAAGTTGAAAAatgaagagggaggaggaggaacatCCGAGCCACACGAAGAGGATGTTGCAAAGGGCAAACGCAGGTCTCGGAGTTACAGGAGGTTGGCACTGCAGGGGAGGCGcctgaagagaaagaaaggtaaGAGGAGGCCAAAAGCAGTGGTTACTGACGATGATTATGATGCCCTTTCCGCATCAAGTGGTGGTGCTGAGAGTAATTACAGTgatgaagaaagtgaaggtgcaAGGGCGGACACTCTGAAAAACAAACTTACTTCTGATGAGAGTGAATCGGAGCAGTGATTTTAAAGTGATGGTCAGTTACGATAATTGGATGCTAGTATTGCTGCTTTGTTTTGGTTCTGATTTTGCATGGTACGAGGTTGTTGCTCCATCTTTGTAAGCAGAGTTTCGTTGCACCTTCTAAAATGGATGGATTCAGCTGCATGAATGCCGATATAGGCGATTTGTTCCACTTCAAGATGGTAGCTTGCATGCTTCCCAATGGCtaagaaagatgaaaatttgATGCCTGGACCAGAAAGCGGATTTTTTGTATATAGTGTAACACTacaatgtactttttttttctgtaaccCATTTGTCGTGAATGGGCCTTTGTATTCTAGgatataaatgacaaaaaattttgtGAGAAATAATCTGAGATAGTGTTCTGTGTTACATTGTATCTGATTCAGAACAACCTGGTCTTGAATTTTTGGAACTCTTTCCTCTATATGCTTCATATCTGTTTCCTTTCATGTATATGTTTAAACTACTGAGAGTCAACAGAATTTCACCTATTTGTGGGTGAGATGTTTTGGCTGCAAGGAACGCATGAACACTGCCCTTGACCTCTATCCAACTGCATCCTGGCTCTTTCTTCACATTATCATTCTTCATTCTACCTCTGATCTCGAGCATCTCATTCCAAGCACCTGCTGCGGCATAAACATTTGACATAGCTATATAATTGCTGTGATTTTGAGGGTCTAACTTGAAGAGCTCGATAACTGCCGGCCGGCTTAACTCTATATCACCATGAAGGCTACAGTAGCCGAGGAAAGCTCCCCAGACAGTGGCACCTGGTTTTGTCGGCATGCTTTTTATGAAGTCATAAGCTTCAAGAACACGCTTGCTTCTACAAAGGAGATCAACCATGCAGGCATAGTGCTCTTGTTGAGGAGAAACAGAATGTTTCTGATACATGGATCTGAAATAGTGCCAGCCTTCCCTGACAAGCCCTCCATGACAGCATGCAGAAAGCAAAGCAATGTAAGTTATCTCATCTGGTTGTGCATTCAACTCCTGCATCTGTTCAAACATAGTTATAGCTTCTTTTACCTGCCCAAATTTGCCATATGCAGCAACCATCGCAGTCCAGAGAATTGTGTCTTTTACAGGAGCTAAATCAAATATCAGCTTTGCAGAGGCGAGGCAGCCACACTTGGAGTACATGTCAACAAGAGCATTGCTAATCACTAAATCGGACTCCAATCCATTTCTTATAATGCTGCCGTGGAACTGTTGCCCTTGATTTATGGAAGTAAGTCTGGAGCACGCACGGATGCATATAGCATAGGTGAAGTCATCTGGCTTAACGTTGCTGGAGTTCATTCTGTGCATGAGTTTCAGGCCCTCTTCTGGTAGCCCACATTCTACATGAGCAGAAATCATCTCATTCCATGCAACCAGGCTTCTATCAGGTATCCTGTTGAACAGCTTTGTGGCAGCGTCCATGGCAAAGCATTTTACATACAAGTGCAGAAGACTGTTTTCCACAACCGAATTAGCAAGCATGCCAGCTGCCACCAGTTGAGCATGCATCTGCTGTCCTTGTCTCAAAGCCTGCAGGCCAGAGCAACCAGATAGAGTTGCAGAAAATGAATGGCAATTAGGCTTAACGCCCTCCTGCATCATCCGCGAGAAAAGAGTTAGCGACTTGGCGTACTGTCGATGCTGCACATGACCCACTATCAGCGAAGTCCATGAGACCACGTCTCTCTCAGGCATTTCCTTGAACAGTTTCTGGCCATTCGCTAGCCTTTCACACTTGATGTACAGATCCATCAAAGCTGTAGTCAACACGACAAATCGGTAGAAACCACGTTTTACACAAAGGGCATGTATTTGCCTTCCATTGTCGAAGAGCTTCAACCTGGCCGACACATTAAGTGTATCTGAAATGGCGTACTCATCTGAATTCGCAAGGGACATTGTTCTCTTCCTGTCAATTGCAGCGAAAGGCTTTGAGCCGTATGGCCTTTAAACCTTTTGATATACAGTTATTAATCTTCTTGCTTAGTCATACACTTCCATACCCCAAGGAGAAACCTCTCTTCCGGCAGAGAGGATGAATTTTGTCAAATGGCCCAGATATCTCACTCCCGGCAATCTCACTCGTCTTCTCAAACGCCAAAAGAACCCGCTAACAGCTCTCCAAATCTTCAACGCGGCGAAAACACGATTCCCCAACTATAGGCACAACGCCCCCATCTATGCCACCATGATCACTCTCCTCGGCAGCTGCGGTCATCTGAAGGAGATGGGCGACGTGATCGAGCAGATGAAGGACGACTTTTGCGTGTCCAAGGACTCCATGTTTGCGGATGTCTTCAGGATCTATGGCAAATTCGGAATGTCCAACAGAGCTCTGGAGCTCTTCCGCCGGCTGAGAGAATTCAATTGCGTTCGGCGCGACAAATCATTTGCTACCCTCTTGGAGATGATGGTATCGGAAGGTGAATTGGAGATCGCCTGCCGTCTCTATCTCACTTCGTCGACGTTCGGGGTGGCGCCGAGCACTCGCTGTGTCAACGTGTTGATCGGGGCTCTGTGCGCTAGAAATCGTTCGGACCTAGCATTGCAAATGTTCAAGGAGATGCCTGAGCAATGCTGCTATCCGGACAGGGACACGTATTTGCTTCTCATGAAAGGATTATGCAGAGAAGGAAGACTGAACGACgccattcatttgctttacTCCATGTTCCGGGGTCTGTCAACGAAAGGTTGTGGTGCTGATGTAGTCGTGTACAGGACGCTTCTAGAAACGCTTTGTGAAGAAGGGATGTATCATGAAGCGAATGACGTTCTGGGGAAGGTGCTAAAGAAGGGGCTGAAGGCGCCAAAGGGTCGCCGGAGTGGTGTGGATTTAACCGAGTGTGCCGGTCTTGGTGGGCTGCAAGAGGCCAAGGCGGCGATAAATAGTGTATTGGTAAAGAGAGGAGCTGCTAATGCAAGAGGTTACAGTGCCATGATTTGTGATCTTCTGCAAGTGGGGAGAGTTGTGGAGGCAGACCAATTATTTGTCGAAATGTCTGATAGAGGACTGAAGCCTGCGTTGCCTGTTTACAATGCAAAGATTGACGAGTTGTGCCGAGAGGGGAAGTTGGTGGAAGCAGTCTGTGTTCTAGACCAAATAGCAGGTGATGGGAGCCTCCCTACCGTGGAAACTTATAACATACTAATACGAGGGTTCTGTCATGGAGAGAAATCGAAGAAGGCAATGTCCTTTCTGGAGAAGATGGTGAAGCAGCCTGGCTGTGACCCTGATGCAGAAAGCTATGGAATTTTGATCTTGGGGTTGTGTTCTGAAGGTTTGTTTAGCGAAGCAGGCGAGGTTTTGGAAAAAATGGTGAGAAGAGGATTCCGCCCAAGTAATGAAGCCTTTACTGGGCTGATCAGAGGACTTTGCACCGAGGGAAAGAGCTATGATGCTGTGTACTTCTTGGAGGAAATGATAAACCACGGTAAGACTCCTGATTCTGTTGTTTGGAACTCCCTAGTTACTGTAGTTTGCAGtaaggaggaggaagggaatgGTTGTTATTTCTGATTGTCAAGGATAAAACCACCTCTAACTGAGAAATCTCTTTTGTGGTCATACAAGATAGACCATGGCCTTGTTTCAAGTAGAGAGTTCAAGAACGAGTCGAGAATCTCAAACTCCATTGCTATAAGtttggcttgagctcgacttgcaTGCTTAAACAAGTCCAGTTGGAGCAAGTGGCCCTCATGTACTGATGAGCCAAGTGGACTGCAGCTTCCTTCAATCTCAGTTAAGCAGCTTCTCAAGcagtcaatatatatatatatatatatatatatatatgtatatatatatatatatatatgtatatatatgtatatatatatatgtatatatatgagactTTGATCATAACGTCTAAACATAGTGTTGATTATGGTAGTCGCCCATCATGGTTAACATTTTTTCTTGCAGTTTTGGTGGCACAGGAAATTACACTCAGTCTGGAAATTTTACTTCGATCTATTTTTGAAGGATTCGATCTATTTTTGAAGGAGCGGAAGGAGTATTTTATCCTACCACTCCACTGGGCTATAAAAGATGAttcttttatctattttttgcaTTAAACTTCGAGCCTAGGAGTCCTAGGGAAGGCCTAATATGATTTGCTCAATCTGAAGTTGTGTGTGGGAGATGCGAGGTAAATTTGAACATGGGGCAGATGTCCCTTAAATCAGCCACATATCTGCCAATATTAGGAAACCCTTAAATTGGCCCCTGAATCATTGCGGTGCAGAGCCGACACATACTGGTATTGACAAACATTGGCATGAACAGTAGAAGTTTGCTTATTCGCAGCTtgctttttaagaaaaaataccATTAGTGTTGACCCTGATCATTGATATCAGGTAAATTCTGGAAAGGAAAAGTGATTTCCTTGCTCTTGTTGCTATTGTAGTAAACTGCAAAAGTAGATACCCATATGGCATGTTTTGTAATTGACTAGAGCTATTATTCAGTTCTGGGAAACAAGATAGCTTGACTTCATGGAAAAGAATTAATCGTCACTTTTCAGCCTAAGCTT encodes the following:
- the LOC116261918 gene encoding flocculation protein FLO11-like isoform X2, with amino-acid sequence MKGRSHRLPTAEPDDWVDGSWTVDCTCGVTFDDGEEMVSCDECGVWVHTRCSRFVKGETSFTCDKCKSKCSRKESEETEVAQLLVEMPTQTIRMDSFAAHRPFRLWTDIPIAERVHVQGVPGGDPALFEGLSVFTSQLWKCTGYVPKKFNFRFREFPSWEEKSGGEPMPSFGSLIGGEVGMQHDEKIEKDDENPVNIGADVLFSLSKKVALDPENYVSSRSPIPDDWNQERPSSPKEVKKRDGKALSSKVMPNLGKSEKTQFGMQDLHTSKRKKEEGSKDQTAKKKSKGGHKEGGGKNKIGSQERIHQFRGDAPKMGLEGDFSVALTGVTKEVLKLVEKNKSVKSGSGFDDCNDDEQKHNNPKPKVDFSNDDTEQIFLQKQECFEDEKSHGLFKAGVTNINSPTKLSTEKKVSIAVPVKVEEFGNDGMTLREDVLQNAKFNGLSAMPPADSQSASHHSKLIISIPVTPAPPVPKETNVVNSPNFLLSTRKVKVETEDDSGTNKTTTSSPTVSNKDSAVECKLNSEMPDKANDPLIQNSLSSFAVRPPAKQLVQETGTSDKATEKPHENLEEHETASSASLKERTTVIDREEEETHTRESGKLAQSGVRGSSEAEPSCRDLEELGGSSSKSRHGMAGSFSSQDGTLRSKNELGRSTTLYDGLSKSRHGTKFVAGSPKSSNTNSGSSPFSRHKLASGHGRLPTPGVTAKSVPNANDLGSLSTATGNKQSGTSVSMSMGKPHSAKHREKSNLSIENKNIDPSFGSFGGENSQEVSASKDRIKIPVTSGSKMPHSRPIVSTSSKHGTLSKQKEQVPPPSSKASPSHSAPTSSGTGNAPVTLQDASAIKQMASDACSKGDKHDECPQPSMKVTSALPLTHAPVPVATAAPLSDEELALLLHQELNSSPRVPRISRMRHAGSIPQGTSQTAFSTLVKRSSVGASPASAGVKDHNLASRRKIKDDSSRENSRTILEDTKKSNRKSPAQRSQEESNVDDSAKKDADGKSSEDFGSAKKVTSLATSTVGNNCHSSSAEASDPIVTSRCHPAAELSDDDGTPLAGASTRTLPGLIDEILSKNKEMSYEELCDAVLPHWHNLRKHNGERYAYSSHSHAVLDCLRNRNAWAQLVDRGPKEEAQA
- the LOC116261918 gene encoding uncharacterized protein LOC116261918 isoform X1, translating into MKGRSHRLPTAEPDDWVDGSWTVDCTCGVTFDDGEEMVSCDECGVWVHTRCSRFVKGETSFTCDKCKSKCSRKESEETEVAQLLVEMPTQTIRMDSFAAHRPFRLWTDIPIAERVHVQGVPGGDPALFEGLSVFTSQLWKCTGYVPKKFNFRFREFPSWEEKSGGEPMPSFGSLIGGEVGMQHDEKIEKDDENPVNIGADVLFSLSKKVALDPENYVSSRSPIPDDWNQERPSSPKEVKKRDGKALSSKVMPNLGKSEKTQFGMQDLHTSKRKKEEGSKDQTAKKKSKGGHKEGGGKNKIGSQERIHQFRGDAPKMGLEGDFSVALTGVTKEVLKLVEKNKSVKSGSGFDDCNDDEQKHNNPKPKVDFSNDDTEQIFLQKQECFEDEKSHGLFKAGVTNINSPTKLSTEKKVSIAVPVKVEEFGNDGMTLREDVLQNAKFNGLSAMPPADSQSASHHSKLIISIPVTPAPPVPKETNVVNSPNFLLSTRKVKVETEDDSGTNKTTTSSPTVSNKDSAVECKLNSEMPDKANDPLIQNSLSSFAVRPPAKQLVQETGTSDKATEKPHENLEEHETASSASLKERTTVIDREEEETHTRESGKLAQSGVRGSSEAEPSCRDLEELGGSSSKSRHGMAGSFSSQDGTLRSKNELGRSTTLYDGLSKSRHGTKFVAGSPKSSNTNSGSSPFSRHKLASGHGRLPTPGVTAKSVPNANDLGSLSTATGNKQSGTSVSMSMGKPHSAKHREKSNLSIENKNIDPSFGSFGGENSQEVSASKDRIKIPVTSGSKMPHSRPIVSTSSKHGTLSKQKEQVPPPSSKASPSHSAPTSSGTGNAPVTLQDASAIKQMASDACSKGDKHDECPQPSMKVTSALPLTHAPVPVATAAPLSDEELALLLHQELNSSPRVPRISRMRHAGSIPQGTSQTAFSTLVKRSSVGASPASAGVKDHNLASRRKIKDDSSRENSRTILEDTKKSNRKSPAQRSQEESNVDDSAKKDADGKSSEDFGSAKKVTSLATSTVGNNCHSSSAEASDPIVTSRCHPAAELSDDDGTPLAGASTRTLPGLIDEILSKNKEMSYEELCDAVLPHWHNLRKHNGERYAYSSHSHAVLDCLRNRNAWAQLVDRGPKTNLSRKKRKLEPDTADTEPESRDGNPNNAKLKNEEGGGGTSEPHEEDVAKGKRRSRSYRRLALQGRRLKRKKGKRRPKAVVTDDDYDALSASSGGAESNYSDEESEGARADTLKNKLTSDESESEQ
- the LOC116261920 gene encoding pentatricopeptide repeat-containing protein At3g12770-like encodes the protein MSLANSDEYAISDTLNVSARLKLFDNGRQIHALCVKRGFYRFVVLTTALMDLYIKCERLANGQKLFKEMPERDVVSWTSLIVGHVQHRQYAKSLTLFSRMMQEGVKPNCHSFSATLSGCSGLQALRQGQQMHAQLVAAGMLANSVVENSLLHLYVKCFAMDAATKLFNRIPDRSLVAWNEMISAHVECGLPEEGLKLMHRMNSSNVKPDDFTYAICIRACSRLTSINQGQQFHGSIIRNGLESDLVISNALVDMYSKCGCLASAKLIFDLAPVKDTILWTAMVAAYGKFGQVKEAITMFEQMQELNAQPDEITYIALLSACCHGGLVREGWHYFRSMYQKHSVSPQQEHYACMVDLLCRSKRVLEAYDFIKSMPTKPGATVWGAFLGYCSLHGDIELSRPAVIELFKLDPQNHSNYIAMSNVYAAAGAWNEMLEIRGRMKNDNVKKEPGCSWIEVKGSVHAFLAAKTSHPQIGEILLTLSSLNIYMKGNRYEAYRGKSSKNSRPGCSESDTM
- the LOC116261919 gene encoding pentatricopeptide repeat-containing protein At1g05600-like isoform X3 → MNFVKWPRYLTPGNLTRLLKRQKNPLTALQIFNAAKTRFPNYRHNAPIYATMITLLGSCGHLKEMGDVIEQMKDDFCVSKDSMFADVFRIYGKFGMSNRALELFRRLREFNCVRRDKSFATLLEMMVSEGELEIACRLYLTSSTFGVAPSTRCVNVLIGALCARNRSDLALQMFKEMPEQCCYPDRDTYLLLMKGLCREGRLNDAIHLLYSMFRGLSTKGCGADVVVYRTLLETLCEEGMYHEANDVLGKVLKKGLKAPKGRRSGVDLTECAGLGGLQEAKAAINSVLVKRGAANARGYSAMICDLLQVGRVVEADQLFVEMSDRGLKPALPVYNAKIDELCREGKLVEAVCVLDQIAGDGSLPTVETYNILIRGFCHGEKSKKAMSFLEKMVKQPGCDPDAESYGILILGLCSEGLFSEAGEVLEKMVRRGFRPSNEAFTGLIRGLCTEGKSYDAVYFLEEMINHDHGLVSSREFKNESRISNSIAISLA
- the LOC116261919 gene encoding pentatricopeptide repeat-containing protein At1g05600-like isoform X1; translation: MNFVKWPRYLTPGNLTRLLKRQKNPLTALQIFNAAKTRFPNYRHNAPIYATMITLLGSCGHLKEMGDVIEQMKDDFCVSKDSMFADVFRIYGKFGMSNRALELFRRLREFNCVRRDKSFATLLEMMVSEGELEIACRLYLTSSTFGVAPSTRCVNVLIGALCARNRSDLALQMFKEMPEQCCYPDRDTYLLLMKGLCREGRLNDAIHLLYSMFRGLSTKGCGADVVVYRTLLETLCEEGMYHEANDVLGKVLKKGLKAPKGRRSGVDLTECAGLGGLQEAKAAINSVLVKRGAANARGYSAMICDLLQVGRVVEADQLFVEMSDRGLKPALPVYNAKIDELCREGKLVEAVCVLDQIAGDGSLPTVETYNILIRGFCHGEKSKKAMSFLEKMVKQPGCDPDAESYGILILGLCSEGLFSEAGEVLEKMVRRGFRPSNEAFTGLIRGLCTEGKSYDAVYFLEEMINHVLVAQEITLSLEILLRSIFEGFDLFLKERKEYFILPLHWAIKDDSFIYFLH
- the LOC116261919 gene encoding pentatricopeptide repeat-containing protein At1g05600-like isoform X2, producing the protein MNFVKWPRYLTPGNLTRLLKRQKNPLTALQIFNAAKTRFPNYRHNAPIYATMITLLGSCGHLKEMGDVIEQMKDDFCVSKDSMFADVFRIYGKFGMSNRALELFRRLREFNCVRRDKSFATLLEMMVSEGELEIACRLYLTSSTFGVAPSTRCVNVLIGALCARNRSDLALQMFKEMPEQCCYPDRDTYLLLMKGLCREGRLNDAIHLLYSMFRGLSTKGCGADVVVYRTLLETLCEEGMYHEANDVLGKVLKKGLKAPKGRRSGVDLTECAGLGGLQEAKAAINSVLVKRGAANARGYSAMICDLLQVGRVVEADQLFVEMSDRGLKPALPVYNAKIDELCREGKLVEAVCVLDQIAGDGSLPTVETYNILIRGFCHGEKSKKAMSFLEKMVKQPGCDPDAESYGILILGLCSEGLFSEAGEVLEKMVRRGFRPSNEAFTGLIRGLCTEGKSYDAVYFLEEMINHGKTPDSVVWNSLVTVVCSKEEEGNGCYF